ACTACATGTCAGAATCCTCAAAGCGAATACCGTAGGAAGTAATTATACAAGACTATATTGTATAACAGATTCCGATAAGTCATCAATGCATTTAGAAAACTTGCATGAATGATTCACCTATGGCATTGATGTATAAAGGCATAGTGCATAACATTACACAAATTAATgacaaattccaaaaaggtaTCATTATGTTAAGATAAATTCCCAAAAAGCATTATCATGTATAATTATCATGTGTGACTGGTTTCGCTAGCACATCCAATTGTACACGTATCATGTATAACAGATTTCTCTGAAGTCAAACTAATTAAATTACTTTCTCTTTGGAATAGCTTACCCCTAGAGAAATCAGTGCAAAATAGAAATTTACGCCTTAATGTTGTTCATAATCAAGCAATACATATATTCCCTAAAATTGCCTTTGAGTTTTGGTTGAGAACGGGTTTTACTGAAACAACATCATCACATATCCATTTCTATTGTTGCCAGATTTGAGAAGAAACGTGTATCTGCGGGGTTAAGTTATACTGTCAGACAGCCTATTTGGATGTACaagtttattaaatataataacataaaaacaaaacacaagaaACAGTGATTATgtctaatgaaattaaagtttGCGATATGCAACATATTTTCATGATctcatacaaatatttatacataagtATAGTGTTAATCAATAgatgggcgtttttcaataaaaacgtgAATTCTTGTCCcagacaatttgaaaaaaatgtgtttgatctttacaAGTATTTGTTTGTGCAGTTAGTATATTGAATAAGATTTCACAGTTAAGCAAGGAAGTATACCACTTTTAGAGATATTAATAAGATATTGATTCATGAAAGGTTCAAAATAACCTAAATGGCATGTCCCTAGACCCCCTGTTCAACATTCATACtctaaaatattgtataaaaaaggtaaaaataaattattttttttgggatataatttctttaattattcaaaagtatgtttatagccaacatatattaataaaaagctTTTTACAAAggatgtttaattttaaaaggtgtGTCCCTGACATTCCTGACAAAATGTTCACTACGAAACAAAGTGGTTAATTTTTCTAACAAACAGTTTTATTAAATCAATGTTTGTaagagatataaacattaggGTATTAATGCTTTTAAAACGGCAGTTAAATTGTTGGCCCTAAAAAATTGAGCACATCAGATGCACCGGAAtgataccgtatttttgttaatttccaCTACGGAACGGGTGAAATCTCCTTCAGAATCTGGttgtaaaattatgaaaaaaatatcagtgcaCATCTAAAGACGTGTTTTGATGAATAGAATCATTATTGTTACGTTCTAGTATAGAAAGTGTTGGTGAAAGATAAAACATGCGAATATGACCACTACGAAACGGTCTACTAACGAAACAAGTATTGGAGCAAATAAATTCGTAGTGGACACTACCACTTCTGTATACCTTGCAGTcgttttttactctttttgcaATTATATTCGTAAAGAGCAAATAACAAGtgttagtttcatgtaattttcaGTATGTTTTATCAACATATGATAGTGTTGATGTCAATACGAAAATTTTGGTCCACTTCGAAACAGTTTTGTCAACAACGAAACTcatcaaaatgtccactacgtaacATGAGTTGTACCTTCATATGTGAAGTCCTGTCCAATATTTATCCATAAAAAATTGTTctcaaattcagaaaaaaaggtGATCGTTCTAGTATATAAGGTAAAACAAACTGgaatgtatataaaatacatcaaaatgCAATAAGATGTGCGTTTAAAAGCAGTTTCATAGTGGACAAATGTTCCCTACGAAACAGTGCAtaaattatgaacaaatatcattttaaagagtATTTAAGATTACTAGACTAAGtactcttttttatttataaacaggtctataatagaggtattcaaaataattcttcaaaaacagtttttgacaaattgattttcctgtCTTTTGGGTCCGAAATTCACACTTTTATTAAAAGACGCCCAGGTATGTCTAGGTTTATTTAGCAATTTAAAATTActtgattataatttattactgtacaaataaaatataagaattatCATCTGACTGAAAGAATACGTTTTAACggtttgatatttttgtgcTTATCCATTTACctaatattttctttgtatgCATTGATGTTCATCATTTATATGTTGTCAATATGATTTtctctaataaaaaaatgtaaatatttacgtatttttaattcaaatttggtAAATTAACAATCAAATTTTTATTCCGTCGTGGATAATTCTTATTCACGAtatacacaaaattaaatatgaaatgaaaatttctgcATTTACAgtaagattatatttttttatttcaattgtaatGTACATAATGATATTTGTATAACACGCCTAAGTAAAACCTAAATGTCAGTAACATGAAAAAGTAATCAACCTAATCAGAAAGCTGTTCAACCACACCatagttttgtataaaaaaaattataattgttttaccagtttttatttaaaagacgCGTCATACATAAAAAGCCGTAAATTGTGTATAGTGTAGAATATTGTTGTCATTGGTTATTTGCCATACATATGTAAAGTACATTATAATGAATCATTGACAACATGGCTCAGGCAGCTTCTAAAACGTGTGATATTTGTGTAAATGCTTTTGGATCTCATTACTGCTTAGAATGTGAACAGTacttttgtgaaaattgtaaagGCTTTCATAAACGGCAGAGAGGGACAAAGCACCACAAGTGTCAGTCTTCCTCTGATGTTATACCGGAAGGgaaatcaaaatgtaaagacCACAATGAAGACGTAAGTTTTGTATGTAATACCTGTAACGTAGCGGTATGTACCAGTTGTGTAACTGGCAGTCATTTAGGGCATGCCTTTTCTAAACTTCTCGACAGCATATTACAGCTAAAGGAGACGAATACAACAGACCTGCGTAGTAAGGTACATGAGGCAACCCAAAACATGAAGCAGATAGAAGAAGTTCTGACGGCATTTGATGGGAAGGTGGAAGGAATAGTCAAAGCTATTACAGAAGAAGGTACAAAGATAAAGACCATGGTTGATAAATGTATCTTAGAGAAGTTTGCATCGGTCAAGGATCAATCCAGGAAGGAAAGGGACAAATTAACCAAGCTATTGGAAGATACTCAAAGGGATTTGAAGGCAGGACGCGAATTAGACAAGAAAATACATGAACTCAACAAGACACGAAACGATGGAAAATTGTTGCAGTCTTTACAGAAGCTTACAGACGACATCGGAAAGCTGACGGTAAAGCCTATACCTGAATTTCCGAACGTACAGTATACTGCTAAGTCCGCAACAGATACCGATGTTGAACAGCTGTTTGGTAAATACATAATCAGGTACTTCTGCTAAAAATAACTGAGCATTTTGTTGTCGTAATACATGTTGTAATATAACCATAGTATCTTAAAGAGACAcgtatttttcaaaatcacaattatgttgtttttttaaatatcaacttATGTCGGGATATGATATCACAAACGAAGAAGAGATAATtcatgaaatacaaatatgtggtcattacaaatgtattgttcaATATTATGGATTCAAAATGTGCTCCAGTAGATAAATACGGGGTCTAtggtattttacattttaatttgtattgaaaCATTTACATTTACCAATCTCGACAATACGTAAACATATGTAGAAATGGAAACAAACTTGACCATACATAAACATATGTTAAAATACTTGCTTTCAAACTAGTACAGATGTATCTGTTTTTCtcgttatttaaatattttattataatttcattaattttgtgcAATATTATAATATGAATAAAGACAATAGAAGTATACCGCTTTACAATAGTCAGAAATcgattaaacaaatcaaaacaaaactgagggaaacaaaCATTAACTAAAAGTGGAAAGCAACAGAACAACATTAACAGTAtactgctacaaaaacaaacgccaacatacaaagaaaatgactatgtgttttaaaacaactgttatacTCCTGATACTTGACAgaacattttgagaaaaaagtgtaaaaatttttgtttgtcttttatcaGTGAAATGCGTACACAACAAACCATGAACAGAGACAGTGAAATGCCTTCACCCAAGAGGTAGGgaaatatatttgcatataaaacagtttttaaatTTACGTATTTGACAATGTAAACTTGTTATCAAATGTTTGAGTAAATTACACATTATCTTCTTGCATACCTCACCATTTGACGTTTTAAGGCTTCTGATTaagtttgtattatatattgtgTACACCCTTATATCGTTGAATCTTATTTTCGATAAATCAATTAGAAAGTCTCTCTGGTTTATGTCGCTCCTCTTTTTTCCAATAAGTACGTTGGCTCGAGCATGATTGCATTTAAGTAAATAAATCTTCTTATGATATGCAAACGCAAACTAGTAGcttcaattatttttcaatagCGTTAAGTTTTTATTGCATTATCTCTCCTTAAAATGCACCTGCTTGTCtagttgaaataattaaaacctCTTTAAACTTATACGATGtaaccaaaatataaaagtcaTTCATCACAATTATCTGGACTATAGAGGCAATCAAAAGACGCCATACTGTTTTACAACAACATAACAACAACATACTCTTTTGTTAAGTATAGTTTGTCCTTTTGgtaaatagcctttgtatgcaATATCTTTCCTCATATGGAAATGTCCTCTTTCTGATATTGTCACCtctttttaacataaaaaatatgattaattcaCAAAGTTATTCGCAATCGACTGTCAATAAAAAGTTCAACCACTTCAGCATTCACATTCACAATCATCTGTTAATGAAGGTCACATGCACATCAACACTGAACTATAGGTAACCTCTCCGAATTTAAGCAATATATCTTCCTGGAAAAAATGTATCTCAGTCTGGGTGTGAgcggatttgtttttcttatagattattatttcaattaattcGAGATTCATTAACTTGGTATATGACTCTTCTATATATTTCGAaggttttttgttattttttcactGTTTATGTGTGTACCAGTTCGTAAAATCTCAGTGTTATTATCATCTTAAAAAAGAGTTGAATCTTAATCTAATTAATTATGTTGATCATTGTAGTGATTACAAACAGGATGTGACACCAAAAGAGCAAGGGAGACACCTGTTGAAATGTGACGAGTGTGGGTAAGTTTTCATGTTTCGATGGACAAGACACACAATTGTATATTTACATCATATGGCgtatcaaatatataaagacaaaacatgtttattccTTAATTTCAATGAAGTGCAGACTATATTTTGTCTTCGAAAATGCAACTTCTGTCATTTGGTTTAATCTAAAGCCACATACACTGTAGATGTTTGCAATGCTTTAGCAATTTTTTAAACCCATTGATGAAAAAACAGAAAGAGTGTTTAGGAGAAGAATTACACCTCtcactttttaaatactttgaTATTGTAGCATATGGAAAGTTGAGATTTCACTAAACTTCTCTACCGCCACCGCATATTTGCGTATTTCTAAATTCAGGAGGCTCTCgtctttgtttgtctttttaatattaatttcagtTATTTAATGTGATTTGAGATAATTATGACGTTTATAATCACAGAACTTGCAGGactttctcgtttttttattttcacagaaCTTTCTCGCTGTGTTACAGACCCATTATTGGCCGTCGACCTTCTGTTACTCTTAAGTCTGGTGTGtgtgtctttgacacattcatcatttccattctcaactttacATAGATGTCATTCTTAAAGAGAAACATGTATGGTGCGAGAACGATTTAAAATTTGTCTAACAATACTATACTCATGTCCTGGTAAAATATTACAGCTTCATATTTTTGCGAACAGCAACATATCTATCAGTATGTTAGTTTAGACAAATTGCACGTGATCAGGTGTAACTGACATTATTGATCTGTTTCATCTTTCAGAAAGGAAAAGAGATCTGATTTGTAAGTATTATCTACGTCTATTGTTAATGACAAATACCTAAAATAGTCATCTACTACAAACAAGGTTTACAAATACATATCGTGCATCTCAATCACGTAATCGTTCTGAtactatacatttaataaaagaacaatttattaaaCACTGACAATTAGATACATATTGCAATATTAAAACAAGATATTTATGATAACAGCTGGATATGGTTGAAGCTAACCATGTTTacgatttttaatttatgagGTGTTTTATGAGGTCTTTTGGTTTTAaacaataagatattttattttcaccaGGCAAGATAGAAAATTTTACGATTTTCTTGATTGTGGATTATTGATAGCACAGAAGACATGGAATCCAAATATTGTTATGATACATAACCATGGATATGTGACATTTTTCAGTACAACAATTCGTCTTATTTTACTCCCCAAAAAACTTACATTCTAACGTGAGCAACACGACAAATGCTACATCTGAGTTGTCTATGCATTGTTTtaatatcaaaggtaccaggattattattaAGTACatcagactcgcgtttcgtctgcataagactcatcagtgacgctcgtatcaaaatatgtataaagccaaacaattacaaagttgaagagcattgaggaactaAATTCCAAAAAGATGTGCCCAATACGACTAAGGaaattaatttaacaaatttaaatttttgtttttaattgcaaAGGAGTTGTATGcttttattgtctttttatGATTTTCGAATGTCCATTATATCTTGTTGTGAATATCCTTTAAGAAAATGAACAATTGATACCTATTATACTGGAGTTGAACATAGTCCCCTTATAACATATTATGTTTGTATCACTCACACATTGTTGCTAATATAATGACATTATGTGCGACTGTTATACAGATTATATGTTAGGTTAGTTGtacaaccaggtttaatccttTATTTTCGTAAAGGAAATCCCTGTACCtagccaggaatatgacaaaTAGGTTTATTTGACAGATGCGTTAAAGCTTtttatttgccatttgataaagtacttttcatttaaaattgtcAGTGATCTGATATGTTTTTTACACACATATAACCTCTTATAAAATGCATGTATAAATCTAAATTGTGTGataaaaaactgttttttttaatatacctTTGTTAAAGACCGTACAGCAACATATAATTAGCAATCGTATTACATCTCCATTTGTATTACAAGTGATAAACATAAAACTACGTTAGATTATAGAAGTGACTTTTCTCTGTTCATGTCACAACAAGTATAAAACAGTTATTCATTGCAAGATTTACACCTCCTGCTATGTATGTCTGATCTATCTATAAAAGTCTTAATCATaactttcatttcatatttatttcaaagcaa
The nucleotide sequence above comes from Mytilus trossulus isolate FHL-02 chromosome 5, PNRI_Mtr1.1.1.hap1, whole genome shotgun sequence. Encoded proteins:
- the LOC134717589 gene encoding E3 ubiquitin-protein ligase TRIM71-like, producing MAQAASKTCDICVNAFGSHYCLECEQYFCENCKGFHKRQRGTKHHKCQSSSDVIPEGKSKCKDHNEDVSFVCNTCNVAVCTSCVTGSHLGHAFSKLLDSILQLKETNTTDLRSKVHEATQNMKQIEEVLTAFDGKVEGIVKAITEEGTKIKTMVDKCILEKFASVKDQSRKERDKLTKLLEDTQRDLKAGRELDKKIHELNKTRNDGKLLQSLQKLTDDIGKLTVKPIPEFPNVQYTAKSATDTDVEQLFGKYIISEMRTQQTMNRDSEMPSPKSDYKQDVTPKEQGRHLLKCDECGKEKRSDFYQ